The genome window GTCTTGTCCGGCGAAGGCGCGGATCGCGTCGAGGGACCGCCACCGCGTCACGACGACGATCTCCGCCTCGCCGTCCGCGTCGCGGCGGAGCAGCGAGGCGCCGGCGTAGCCGTCCACGCCGCGCAGCTGCGGCACGACCCGTGCGCGCAAATGCTCGGCGTAGAGCGGCACCCGTACGGGCGCCGTCCGCGCCGTCCAGACGCGCGCGA of bacterium contains these proteins:
- a CDS encoding antibiotic biosynthesis monooxygenase, with amino-acid sequence MIARVWTARTAPVRVPLYAEHLRARVVPQLRGVDGYAGASLLRRDADGEAEIVVVTRWRSLDAIRAFAGQDVEVAVVEPEAAALLTRYDTRVRHYEIVSEDG